The DNA sequence AGGAAAAAGTACCAGTTGtgggacctgggggggggggaagtgcaccAAAGTTTAATTTAATGGAGACTGGTGCATGATCAGAGACTGTCACAGACCCTATTTCTGCACTCAACACCTAATGAAGATCATCTTTGGGTATTAATATTGGGTTCATGCGTGACATTGATTCATGAGGAAAAGATGAGAATTCCCTGCCTTCCAGATGCAGTCAACATTTCTGCCAAGTGTGGGCTGGAGAATTTGTTCACCGCCTGCGTCAGTCCTTAGAGCCATCGCTGCAGCAATTGAAGTCTCTTCTTACTATGGTCCGCCCTCTTTTCATATGGTCTAATTACGTTAGTGTCTTCTGGATAAAGTCTTGTTGTGCTAAGTTGGGTGCATATAAACAGGCGGTGGTGATTGGATGattgcctaaaggtaaaggtaaagggacccctgactgttaagtcctgtcgcgaatgactctggggttgtggcgctcatctcgctttactggctgagggagccggcatttgtccgcagacagcttccgggtcatgtggccagcatgactatgcctcttctggcaaaaccagagcagtgcacagaaacgccgtttaccttcccgccggagtggtacctatttatctacttgcactttgacgtgctttcgaactgctaggttggcaggagctgggaccgagcaacgggggctcaccccgtcgcagggatttgaaccgccgatcttctgattggcaaggcctaggctctgtggtttagaccacagcgccacacgcaaACAAAGAGGTAGCTGCCTGCTGGCTCTGCCAAGTTTTCCTCAACACTCAGAGGGCAGCGCTTGCTTATCAGTACAGCCACAACTCTGGAGTTGCTTGCCTATCCAGCGTCCTTTCAGTAAAGCAGCCCTCTGGTTCCTGCGTTGATGTGTCTCCTGCAGGAGAACAATGTCTGGATGTTCCCTCCGCAGGGCTGCCTCCACTCTGGCTCCCCTCTACCACTGAAGGAGAGAAGCTCTCATCTTTTGACTcagaagaatcatagaaatgttggTAGAGGTGCAGATAGGAGAGAGTTAATTCCTAGGTGAGCAACTCCTGCTCTATTAAAGATGGCATTTTCCAAGAAACTCAGTTTTCCCGCTGGACTTTTAACTTGAAAATCAAGCAACATAAACTTCAACTGGGTAATATTGGGACACACACTCTGTCTCGatctagcctacctcgcagggttggggagaggataaaatggacagtgagggtgggatagaaatgtgacAAATACATAATGAAGAGAGACTTTTAAAATTCTAGGCACGTTTTAATTGGCAATCACTCCAAATGCAGTAGTGTTTTCCCTCATGCTCCAAGCgtaaaatgaaaaggaaatgaatgAAACCCAGGGTGAGAAGCTGTTTCTTTCATCGATGGACAAGCACTGCGGTGAGAAAAAGTTGGAGGTCTGTTAAGCcatcctttctcccccacaaaggCTGATTCTCAAGATGAAGAGGATGTTGGCTTGGAAACAGGCTCCTGAACTTTCTCCTGGAAAGAAAAACATGGGAACAGATAGCATCAGGCAAGGTATCGGGATGGAATCAAAtcatttgatttatttaaaaatgtgtttgtttttaaacaaacacaTTAACCAtaaaacacttatccagcagtacagTTAACGGTGTTTGTTTTATCTGTTGCCTCTAGACATACACCGATACATTCAACAGTCAAACGTACTACTTGATGAAACTTCTTCACTAAGAATATTGAGCGGTTGGTATACAAAGGCATTGATTTGGGTCATTAACATACTTAATGAAAGGGGGTCAATGTTTCTTGGAAGGCGAGACCCTCAGACATCGCTGTATCCcagatattattttcccatatgtTCCGTGGTTTTTGGAACATGGGAACAGATATAATCAGACGAGGCATTTGGATGGAGTTCAATGATTTATTTAATCCATTTATTTCCCaatttttccttcaaggagctccaggtgcCATCCGTGATTCTCCTGCCCTATttaatcaccacaacaaccctaCGAGGCAGGCCAGGCTGAGAATGaccggctcaaggtcacccaatgagctttgtggctgagtaaggattcgaaccctgatttcccaggtccaagcctgacactctaaccactctgCCACACCAGCTCCCACCAGCTCCCACACTGTTTTAAGAACCCTGCAGTTCATGGTACATTGACGACAGAGACAACTGACGCAGTTTTCCAACCAGTTCAACCACTGCGCCTTTCCCGTGGCTTCAGTGGGGCTGCAATGATCAACCAGGGCTAACAATAGAAGTGGGGGGAGGCTGTGTTTCATGGAATTCTTAACAAAAGGTGTATTTCATGTTCAGTGCACAACCAATCCAGCTTGTGGACATGTGCTGTGAACCGAGTATTTCCACGGACATTCTCTTCTGCCCTTTGACAGTATGAAGGGGCAGCTTCACCCAATTATACGCAATCACATTTGAAGGTTTCCGTTAAGTGAACCCCATGCGACTGCCACAAAGCTGTTGTGTGATACTCATTCTGTTTCTGTTACACACCCAAGTTTAATGTTACAAGTGTACAGTTCGTTCAGCAACGATGATGGGAGTACTTGCATCCTTGATATAAGTCATTAGGATCTCAATATTTTCAGCAGGTCTGCATATTATCATATTTATTATTAACAGAAAACTGAGGCggcacatttattttatatccagTCTGAAGATTTTTAGCCAGCTGTCCCATCAGTTTATCACTAGGGTCAAACCTGTGCTCCGTGGCCCTGGGGAGGACGCAGGGGAGGCTGGGAAGACCACCCCAAAAGGGGTTCCTTTGTGACTCTCTGGTTCCAAACCCAACTTGTCCCTAAGGCAGGAATACACTCCTTTCACTCTACAAACCCCTTTCAGTTGAGGACTCACCTGCGAATTCATAAGCAGCATAGGTAGGGATCCCTCTGCACAAGGCTTCGATGTTCTTCCCATATGGGGCCAGGTTAGTGATCTTCTTGGGAGCAACCCTGTAAGTGAGGTTCTTGGGTGCCGGCCCTTTGGTACGATCCTTCTAAACAGTGGGGAGCAACAACACAGAATTGAAAGACGGGACTGAGTGGgtcatatgcatttttgtgaccATTGGCTGGAGGATTCCATCACCAAATTCAGATAAGGACGAATCTTGAAGGACAACATTGGATGTACTCATATTatttcaggaaatgcaaatttaGCAGCTTATCCTCCAagaacttgtctaatcctctttgaaatccACCCAACAAGGCTCCTCTTGGCTTTACCTGTTTTTCCCTGATGGCTTCTGGAAGAGTGGTCACATCTGGCATGACATCTTGATTCATTTTGGTAAGAAAGCAAGCTTTCTTGGAGAGGATCCGGGTTGCCATAAAGCCCTGTCCAATCAAAACAGGAATAATCAGATGAGCATTACGCAGGAAGGGACAATTCTGTCAATTTTACTTTCTTTCAGTTTTCCAGTCTTAAACTTGGCTCACCCCATTACCACCTCAAACTCGCaacctttaaagaaagaaatcgCCTTGCATGCAATAATCCCTGATATAGTGCaattttatatattctgttcACTAATATACAAATTTACAAATTATATCCCCtcaatttatttttgcaaactacTTTCAGAGTGATTCCCCCCTGCAATTGACaactatataaattttatgaaataaatacatgcattttgtGCCGTttttggatggagaactgcattatgAAATCTGCAGAGTTGTGCCCCATTTGGCATATTGCCTTGGGAAGTACTGATGAGGCAGGTCTGCATAAAATATGGAACTGAGCTTcatttcaccccctccccattacTGCATACTCTATTGTTCTCATACCGTTTCGGAAATCACAAATTCGATCAattcgttttttaaaaatgaattttttaaaaaactgaatttctcccttaTCCCAAGCAAAAAACAAAGGCATCTGAATGTGTGGATGCCCCTTACAGTGCTGTAATCTAAAATGTTGTTCCAGGAGTGCCATCCATTATTGTTGTCCACGTTGACCACCTTCTTTTGCTTGTCAATGCTCACAGACTGATGGGAACGGCCCCCCGCATTCCCTTGGTTGTTTTCATTCTTGAGTGGGGAGAAAAAATGAAGGACAACAAGACAATCAGATTTTCAGTATTCCAGATTTCGCAACAAACATTTCTTTGTAAATGCAGAATAGAAGAAACAGTGGACCTCCAGCCTAGTAAGCATGACTGAAGGCAGCTCTCAAGCACAGTTCAGCCTGAAGCATTTTTCCCCCAAGGTGCATTTGGAGATGATGGaattctagaattgtagagttggaaagtaccaaagggtcaactagtccaaccctctgcggtGCAGGAATCTTTGGAAGAGCACCTGCTCCTATCCCTCAAATTCTGGCAAATTGGCCAACCTACGCAAGGCTCAAGAATGGGATCAGAGGCAGCCTCAATGGACGATTCTTCCAAGCTTCCATATCCCCTGTGCTCAGGCCCGTCTCAGCCATAGAGCCGACTGGCGCAAGGTGCCAGGGCACCACGGCCTGGAGAGTGCCTCAGCCACGCCTGCCACGCCACGCCATGCCACGCCTGCCCTGCTCCGCCCGCCATGCCACACCCGACGCGCCCTGCCCGCCCTGCCATGCCGCACCCTCCCGGCCCCACTCGCCGTGCCCGTCGGAGTgcaaggggcgccggagggatcttcgtgcCACGGCGCGAAATactcttaagacggccctgcctgtgcTGCTGTGCCCACATTCACAATGCAAGAGGATCATGCAGAATTCTACACATTCATCATGCAGAATTCTACACCAAGATATAAAGGCAGCCTCAGGCCACATCCGATTTCGAGCTTATAAGAGCATCAACAAGACAGAAACCGAAATAATGTAATGAGAGCAATGGgcttaatctgttttagtacttACATTATCAGCCAAGGTGGGGGCTAGGAGAACGCCCAGGAGAGCAACACTCAGAGCCTGGAACAGATTTCAGAGGAAGAGCAGCATTACATGACAGTCATCTTCtagttataaaataaaataaaaattccttccagtagccccttagagaccaactaagtttgttcttggtatgagctttcgtgtgcatgcacacttcttcagatacacagctacctacctgtaactatcttCTAGTTATAACCAacttgcagttgttgtttttttaaaattaaaacgtAATCTCAGTACAGTATTTAGAATAAAATAATCTAGGAAACTCAGGCCGTGAATCCAGCTGCCAATTTCTCGCTCGTTCCTTTGCTCCATAAAGCGCATTTACTTTTTGCCTCCTATTTTGGACTTCCGGCAACTAGAGATGGATTCAAGCATGCGCTGGTTACCAAATTATTCCGAGTAGGGGCAGAGAAATTTCCCAAGTGCCTTGATTTCCAATGTCCGTTTAGGCAGCCAGCTTAATTGGCATTAAGATTCCGGCTGTACGTTCAATTTTCCAGTCGCTAAAAGGAACAGTTGTGTTTGTTAGTGCGTGGGGGTTACTTCAAGATTAAGACCGCAATCCATCACAGAGTTAAGAGCTCTTAAACACAGGGGCTCAAGAACATTCATGGGCAGGGCTGTTTCACCAGGAGTGTGTTCCTTGCAAATTCCTCAAGGAGCTGAAGCCCGCCAGGTCTACATATGACGTAGcagatttattttatattaattgttgcatttatatcctgccttttcctccaaggaagagAAGGTTCTCCCCTCATCATTTAATCCccccaacagccctgtgaggtacgtagccctctgggtgaccttggggccagtcattctatcccagcctaacctacctcacagggttgttgtgaggatgaaacggggAGCAAAGAATCATTcataccaccttgaactcctccagagaaaaggcagtatataaatgtcattaaataaataaatacataaatgaaatcTAGAAATTGCTTCCCACAAAAAAGAGGTTTTAGGGATAAAGTGGGTTTTCCGTCGCATGGGCTTTCAGTAGAAAATGAAAAGTGGTGTATACTCACAATGAGCTTCATTTTGTCGCTGGAAGAGGTGTGGGATCAGCTAAAGGGGAACCCTTCTACTTTATATACTCGGGTTTTCAAATATTAGGTGTGGAGAGTCCGGAGGGGTAGGGCCCCCCTTATCACAGTGGGGCTGGTCCTCCTCGGACCTGGGGCATGTAGGCGAAGGACAAGGAAACTGGGTGACGCCTTACAGATAAGCCACACGAGGCCGATAAAAGATATAATCAATACGCTTTTTGATAACATTTGATTGCACAGAAGGAATGGGCGGGAGGCGTCATTTTAAAACTGCTGAATTAAGACCGAGTTTAATCCCACAAAACAAACACGGCTCGCCTAGTAAACCTGCTGTGTGAAATGTCAAGTAACATTCCAACATCTGCATTGACCAGGATGGGAAAaaatctggattttaaaaaaatatatatttttaagttccATTGTTGTGACTTTTGCTTTTAGTGTGGCATTCAGCTATGTTTTACTCAATGGAAATTAGTGAACTGAAATTAGGactgttaatttcagtgagtctactctgagtaaacctagTTGGCTGCCACCCCTAGAGATGATCTAATTTTCAAGGAAACATGAACTTAACACGAGGAAAAATTCTGAGGTCCGTTGCTCCAATGGCTACAGTTCTTTGTCTTCCCTGCTCACatcttttaggtaaaggtaaagggacccctgaccattaggtccagtcaaggacaactctggggatgcggagctcatctcactttattggctgagggagccggcgtacagcttccgagtcatgactaagctgcttctggcgaaccagagcagcgcacggaaacgccgtttaccttcccaccggagcggtacctatttatctacttgcactttgacatgctttcaaactgctaggttggcaggagctgggaccgagcaacaggagctcaccccgtcgctgggattcgaacagccgaccttctgatcagcaagccctaggctctgtggtttaacccacagcgccacccacatcccctgctCACATCTTTAAATTGATATAATTAATTGATCCATGCATACACAAAAACTGTTCGCGAAGGGCAACAGCCTTTTCTGTTAACACCTGTAAGCACGGAAAAAGTGGCCCTTTCATAAGAACATGCTGATAGCAGTATGGAATCGCTGAAAGAATCAATTTGGTGTAGTGCTtgccactttctggaaacaaagaTCCAGACCATCTTTCCATGGATATAAAGCCAAGTTCTTAAACTGTGGATCTTTGCTGAAAACCGGCACAGTTCTTCACATCCGGCACAAATGTTTGCAAAAGTGACATTTATCCATCCCAACTCTCACCAACCAACTTGGTACCTTCCAAATGTCCTGGATTACAAATCCCGCCATCAGTTCCCAACCAGCAGAGCTGGGCTCCCTCCAGCCTGGGCAGCATAGCACCGAGCTGGGGGCAGGGGTGCTGAAGAGAGGTTGTGAGGGCACCCTGGCTGCAGAAGACAAAAACCAACAAGGAGGCAGAGCTGGTGCAGCCATTAGGCAGGCTGAGTCCACTACCTCAGGCCCCAGGAGGCACACCCATGGGTGCCCCATCTGCCTAGCTGCCATCTGACAGTGGCGGAGAAGCGTCACTGCCATTGGTACCAATTTTGGGCAAGATCACAACCATTTGGGGGCATGATCTTGCTTGAAATTGAATGAGATCTTCCTTTATGCTCACGAGATTAAATGCCTTCCCCTCTGCAGTGACCGAACGCAGATTCTTACATACTCCATATCAAGCCCGTTTGTGTGCCTGCAACcaaggagggacgcgggtggcgctgtggtctaaaccactgagcctagggcttgccgatcagaaggtcagcggttcgaatccccgcgatggggtgagctccccttgtttggtccctgctcctgccaacctagcagttcgaaagcacgtcaaagtacaagcagatgaataggtaccactctggtgggaaggtaaacggtgtttccatgcactgctctggttcgtcagaagcggcttagtcatgctggccacatgacccagaagctgtacttcTGGCTggcttggccagtaaagcgagatgagcgccgcccccagagtcatccgtgactggaactaatggtcaggggtccctttacctttacctaaccaagGAGTACCTGATTCAATAGACCACGTTCTCTTACATTTTGCTCTCTACACAGCAGACCTCGCCAACtgatgctgagcaaaatgttggacCTCCGACCTACAAATCCAAGAAGAAATCAAATGAGGTTTCTCCCGGCAGATCAGGACAATGATATCATGGCCGTAGTAGCTTCCTTTTTAGCCACATTTTTACCAGAAAGGGTTCTCAACAAACCATCCTTTTGGGGAATAGACAGGGCAAAGCAGAATACCTAAGTGCACACGATCACAGCGTGACCTTACAACCCTCGACAGCTTCACCCTTGCCCTTTTAAATTATCCCAGTAACTTGAAATGTTTTATattgtgatgccaataaaggtactTGATTCGATTTGAATGAGATCTTGCAGAGCAAGCAAGATCTTGTGCGATTTGGGGCAAAATCTCTCCCAAAATTGGTATGATCTTCCCTGAAATAGGTGCCGATGGCAGCACTACTTCTCTGCCAATGGTGGATGTGGCAGGGCACGCGGTGGCGGCAGGAGCAGTTAGTGGCGGCAGCAGTGACAGCAGTGGTCCAGCAAGGCAGCGCTTCCTGTTTCATCTGAAGCAGCGAAACAGGACACACCGCCCCTGCGAGGAGATCTCAACATATGTAaagtttagaagaagaaaaaagcaagcaagaggagaaagtgggtagagaattttttttcttcctttctcttgacACTAGAACCCATCAACCTCCAacgaagctgaatattggaagatccaggacagataaaaggaagtcctagATTTCCCCAGTGAAATCTCCAGATAGAGAAGtgaaatctccaggtagggctaagagAGAAggctgtctgaaatcttggagagctgctgctggccagtgtagacaatgcaaagctgttgttgttgttcttcagtcgtttagtcgtgtccgactctttgtgaccccatggaccggagcacgccaggcactcctgtcttccactgcctcccgcagtttggtcagactcatgttggtagcttcgagaacaccgtccacccatctcatcctctgtcgtccccttctccttgtgccctccatctttcccaacatcagggtcttttccaggcagtcttctcttctcatgaggtggccaaagtattggagcctcagcttcaggatctgtccttcctatgagcactcagggctgatttccttcagaatggataagtctgatctttttgcagtccatgggactctcaagagtctcctccagcaccataattcaagctAGACGGACCCAATagcctgactcagtagaaggcggCTACCTCTGTTCCTATGTAATGCACTCTAGAGGTCCAGGGATAAGTCCTAATTAAAACATAAAAGAGCcatcctggatcaggccaatggctatttggtccaacatcctgttctcacagtggtcagtctGAAGTTCcaatgggaaaccggcaagcaagTAATTGAGTCTGTGACAAACTAGTTGGTCTGAGAAAAATTCAGAACAGAGTGTTTTTCATGCGTATTGGGTTCTGCTGCGGAAACAAAGCTCCATAATGTGGAACTACAAAATCCTGGTAAAATTTAGATGAGGGGAATTTCAGAAGCATCCCCTCCCTCACAGAACCTCAGACATACACGCCTCTATTTAAGAACCTGATATCGTAGAGCATATGGGCAGACTAGAGGCAGGCAGGCGCAGACATTCTAGAAAGGGTTAACTGATATTTGCAAAATGAACAAATTGGAATTTTTTCGCAGCTGACTAATGTACTCTGGGCTATCAGGCATGGTTATCGGCTCAGCCCAAAATGCAGATAAAGCCGTTTACCATGGCGGGTCCGATAGATATGGAGTCCCGAAGTATACGGAGCCTATTTCTGTGTAATGTTCCCCACACCTACAGGCAAGATATAAAAGTTCGAAGTCTCGGGAATCTTATTCCATTTGCTTCTCAGCTTCTTCCCCTTATCTGAGAGAAAAATGAGCGGACTCGTGAGTATAGCTGGCAGAATCCTTTTAGCAAAAATTAATATGTATTTAGGTGAGGTTGTGAATTGTCTTTGTAAGGGTGAAAATTCATAGCAGGTGGGGGGTTCACCGCAAGCTAGCATCTCTTGGAAGGAGACAGGGACATTTACCTCATCCAAAACTTTACATTTTGCGAATGCAGCATTTTGAATGAACTTGCTTTGGTTTTGAATGAACTCATTTCTGTAACTACAGAACGATTTTCTGACAGCAGAGTAGGAttatattgttacacaccacaCCTGGGTTCagattccttggaatgaaggttagCAGAGATTGTGAGGTCTTTAGCATATTTGGTTTCATTTACACATCTGTACAGcttgagcataggatggagggactcacagcatCAGCACCAACAGATCTTGCATCTCCATGAGtaacagctttggatccagcacagagcaagcaggtctctgttTCTCCATCCTCCAGGCTGCTTCCAGCTCAGTTCTCTCACACGCTCTCTGGCTActgttctcctacctagcagctaggtgggcaggtgaaGAAAAGGCCCACCCTTTAGCCTAGAGGCCCACCATCACTTGTTGTAGTTCTTCCAACCTGGCTCATTCTTCtgggatgctgatgaggacacttaAGTGGCCAGCTGAGGTCACTGTCTTCCTCAAAAACTTGCCTGTCTAGCTCAGCAACAGAATCCCCTATTGGGCTCTACCTCTCACTGTGTACAGGACCCCATGTTTGGAAGGGACTCGGGGCACTTACTCCCTCAACTCCACAACACAATCAAAACTTTGAACGTCATGGGTATTTAAACTGAAAATCTGGCATGTCTCTTGCAGGGTACAGGAgatctgggggagggggcagcacaAAGATCCAGGGAAGGATAAGAGAGGATCCTGAGATGGGGGGCCCCCTCTTCCACAGGCAGCCTTCAATTTGGTGTATTATTCCAATGCCTGTGGAGGTTCATAGTGTGGCAAATTGGGGCAGGGCATTCTGCGTGGTGGCCCCCTGACTGGGGAATGGACTCCCACCCACTGAGGGGCAACAGGCACCTTCCTTTGCTGAGCTGCTACTGACTGTTGAGAACTCAGGCTTACTCTGGCCTCTGATGCCAGTTGAATGATTCCTAGCTACTGAAATCGTGATATTATATTGCCTTTTGTAGACTGCTTTGATTGGATGTTGCACTCCTGTTTTGCATTGAATTGCTTGATTGTACACTGCCTGGGTATTGTTTTAATGAGAGGCAGctcacaaatattttaaataaataataagccaAGAAGTGAGGCATGTCTTGGGTAGATTCTCTGAAGATCCTTCAGGGGGTATTTCAGTAACACCCATTGGATTGGTGGGAACAAAATGCAGCCTCTTTGTGGGAGTTGGGAAGAATAGAGCTTCTGGTtctcctctgctttccttggggAAGGGCAATCGCCTTTCCTCTTCTAATACCAGCAGGGGGAATTGGTAATATTGCTCTCCCAGGGCATTGGCGGTGCCTAAATGCAACAGGGAAGCTGCCCATGTATGGGATTGCTGTGTGTTCACTTGTGGTGCTGGGGGCTTCTAGAAGGTAGCAG is a window from the Lacerta agilis isolate rLacAgi1 chromosome 8, rLacAgi1.pri, whole genome shotgun sequence genome containing:
- the GKN1 gene encoding gastrokine-1, translated to MKLIALSVALLGVLLAPTLADNNENNQGNAGGRSHQSVSIDKQKKVVNVDNNNGWHSWNNILDYSTGFMATRILSKKACFLTKMNQDVMPDVTTLPEAIREKQKDRTKGPAPKNLTYRVAPKKITNLAPYGKNIEALCRGIPTYAAYEFAGESSGACFQANILFILRISLCGGERMA